Proteins found in one Strix aluco isolate bStrAlu1 chromosome 29, bStrAlu1.hap1, whole genome shotgun sequence genomic segment:
- the SUGP2 gene encoding SURP and G-patch domain-containing protein 2 isoform X4 — protein sequence MASRRITRETFDAVVQDKVKRYRMDRSDAIEDTIHHFKAHSRPVPRPRYEDSFQDDGRYTHDNTQHHPHDDWSEDPRDDYPGPSYRSTSPLIRKDNYYHEQYGRPASRDREFGRPASRDREFGRPASHDREYGRPASHDRDYGHPASRDREYGHPASHDREYGRPTSHDREYGGLASHDQDYGPPDSWESTGPHETDFSSSDILGDFRSPGLMEDEYGNMENQEYDVDFGIQSDSEFRPPIRRGNIGRGRALRGKRITRGAVKTKVFKGDIKTPLKKWNTKKLQPGPDQKPAMQPDQMPEAAERPNQRPVTLQRPNQKLPPRLNQRPTITTQRPILRLPKPAHVFRNLNFDLVDKSDIFSTFGIEIIKWAGFHAIKNDAEFSRLFGALFELETETCAKMLASFKCSLKPEHRDYCFFTIKSLQHAALKTPKVDNEFLNMLLDKGAVKTKNCFFEIIKPFDKYIMRLQDRLLKGVTPLLMACNAYELSIKTSGFGNPREMASAFETTVSLCRKSLALLGQTFALASVFRQEKILEAVGLQEMAPAPTLFPNFDDSTLFGREYIENLKAWLEKSGYPIQMKKTEPESTVQLKKPSPDTKVKTPQRADRKVVETIEQLVTSIVSGTLSAKERNAQKNCPEYWFLSDEDSLEYKYYRLKLSEMQRRTSSGKEAGGEGRTLEESATESVRAMLYARKVASIKRRLFKRKRLGIVAQHGVRGRKVRRATIGTQTVLSAGTVLKHQDKHLQGSVQSKPSVSETSLSEKNSSLDTTSSSQCATSSEVSLPAEERTDSEDLLAPPELFPPLSSQFPDVDAKTMETAEKLAKFVAQVGPEIEQFSIDNSADNPDLWFLQDRNSSAFKFYRMKVYELCPSINFSAVSEATDAGESAKPEERNLDISEEEEDEEEEEEEDNEEEAEFEEDISQPLEEMEMEQAEEGEEDDMSAGRSVENLAEEMISKTGEETSAGEMQLATSSDGAMPNLSTQASTPAPGTLFPRKRISSKSLKVGMIPASKRICLIEEPKVHEPVRIAYDRPRGCPVTKKKKKPKDLEFSHKKLTNRNVGFQMLQKMGWQEGHGLGTRGKGIREPVKVGATSAGEGLGVAGEENKEDAFDVFRQRMIQMYRQKRASK from the exons ATGGCCTCTCGGCGGATCACACGGGAGACGTTTGATGCCGTGGTGCAGGACAAAGTTAAAAGGTATCGCATGGACCGGAGTGATGCTATAGAGGACACAATCCATCATTTTAAAG CTCATTCAAGGCCAGTCCCAAGACCAAGATACGAAGACAGTTTTCAGGATGATGGAAGATATACTCATGACAACACCCAGCACCATCCACACGATGACTGGAGCGAAGACCCTAGAGATGACTATCCAGGACCTTCATATAGATCTACTAGTCCTCTCATAAGGAAAGATAACTACTACCATGAACAGTACGGCCGCCCGGCGTCTCGTGACCGGGAATTTGGCCGCCCGGCATCTCGTGACCGGGAGTTCGGGCGTCCAGCTTCGCACGACCGGGAGTACGGGCGTCCAGCTTCGCACGACCGGGATTATGGGCACCCAGCATCTCGTGACCGGGAGTACGGGCACCCAGCTTCCCACGACCGGGAATACGGGCGCCCAACTTCCCATGACCGGGAGTATGGGGGCCTGGCTTCTCATGACCAGGACTATGGCCCTCCTGACTCTTGGGAATCCACCGGACCACATGAAACTGATTTTAGCTCTTCAGATATTTTAGGTGATTTTAGATCACCAGGACTGATGGAAGATGAATATGGCAACATGGAGAATCAGGAGTATGATGTGGACTTTGGAATTCAATCTGACAGCGAGTTCCGACCCCCGATACGGAGGGGCAACATTGGCAGGGGAAGAGCTCTGCGAGGAAAGCGTATTACAAGGGGCGCTGTTAAAACTAAAGTATTCAAAGGAGATATCAAAACTCCCCTAAAGAAATGGAACACTAAAAAACTGCAACCAGGCCCCGATCAGAAGCCGGCTATGCAACCTGATCAAATGCCAGAAGCTGCTGAACGACCTAACCAGAGGCCGGTGACCCTCCAGCGCCCTAATCAAAAGTTGCCTCCGCGACTTAATCAGAGGCCAACTATTACAACCCAGAGACCTATTCTCAGGCTCCCAAAGCCCGCGCATGTTTTCAGAAATCTCAATTTTGACCTTGTGGACAAATCAGACATTTTTTCAACATTTGGGATAGAAATTATAAAATGGGCTGGGTTTCATGCAATAAAAAACGATGCAGAATTTTCCCGGCTCTTTGGAGCTCTCTTTGAGCTAGAGACAGAAACCTGTGCAAAAATGCTTGCTTCGTTCAAATGCTCCTTAAAGCCAGAACACAGAGATTATTGTTTCTTTACTATCAAGAGTTTACAACATGCTGCTCTGAAAACTCCCAAAGTGGATAATGAGTTTTTAAATATGCTATTGGACAAGGGTGCTGTGAAAACAAAGAACTgcttctttgaaataataaaacctTTTGATAAATACATAATGAGGCTACAAGACCGCCTCCTAAAAGGTGTTACGCCGCTGCTTATGGCCTGCAATGCTTATGAATTAAGCATTAAGACGAGCGGGTTTGGTAATCCAAGAGAAATGGCGAGTGCTTTTGAGACCACTGTTTCTCTTTGTCGTAAGTCTTTAGCACTTCTGGGTCAGACCTTTGCACTAGCATCTGTTTTCAGGCAGGAGAAAATACTTGAAGCTGTTGGACTTCAGGAAATGGCTCCAGCACCAACACTATTCCCAAACTTTGATGATTCAACGTTGTTTGGAAGAGAGTACATTGAAAACTTGAAGGCTTGGTTGGAGAAGAGTGGATATCcaattcagatgaaaaaaactgAACCAGAGTCCACAGTACAGCTTAAAAAACCCTCTCCTGACACAAAAGTTAAAA CCCCACAGCGAGCTGATCGGAAAGTTGTAGAGACAATTGAACAGTTAGTGACTAGCATTGTTTCAGGAACCTTGTCTGCCAAAGAGAGAAACGCTCAAAAGAACTGTCCTGAATATTG GTTCTTGTCAGATGAAGATAGTCTAGAATACAAGTATTATAGACTGAAGTTATCAGAGATGCAAAGGCGGACATCATCTGGAAAGGAAGCAGGTGGTGAGGGCAGAACACTAGAAGAATCTGCAACAGAATCCGTCAGGGCCATGTTGTATGCCAGGAAAGTTGCAAGTATTAAGAGAAggctatttaaaagaaaaaggcttggaATTGTCGCACAACATGGTGTTCGAGGAAGGAAGGTGAGGAGAGCCACCATAGGGACACAGACCGTGCTTTCGGCAGGGACAGTGCTGAAGCACCAAGACAAGCACCTTCAAGGTTCAGTCCAGTCAAAGCCATCTGTATCAGAAACCAGTTTGTCTGAGAAGAATTCCTCCCTCGATACCACCTCATCCTCACAATGTGCCACCAGTTCCGAGGTCTCTCTGCCAGCAGAAGAAAGGACAGATTCTGAGGATTTATTAGCACCACCTGAACTTTTCCCACCATTGTCCTCTCAGTTTCCTGATG TGGATGCTAAAACAATGGAAACTGCTGAGAAGCTTGCCAAGTTTGTTGCTCAGGTAGGACCAGAAATTGAGCAGTTCAGCATAGACAACAGTGCAGATAACCCAGACCTCTG GTTTCTACAAGATCGAAACAGTTCTGCTTTCAAATTTTACCGAATGAAAGTCTATGAGCTATGTCCATCTATTAACTTCAGTGCTGTGTCAGAAGCAACTGATGCTGGGGAAAGTGCTAAGCCTGAAGAGAGAAATTTGGATatttcagaagaggaagaggatgaagaagaagaagaggaagaagataatgAGGAGGAAGCTGAGTTTGAGGAGGATATCTCCCAGCCTTTGGAAGAAATGGAAATGGAGCaagcagaggagggagaagaggatgACATGTCAGCAGGTAGAAGTGTGGAAAACCTAGCTGAAGAGATGATTTCCAAAACAGGAGAGGAAACTTCAGCAGGTGAAATGCAGCTAGCCACATCATCTGACGGTGCTATGCCAAATCTGTCGACACAGGCATCAACTCCTGCTCCTGGTACCCTATTTCCTCGCAAACGGATCAGCAGCAAGTCTCTGAAAGTTGGTATGATTCCTGCATCTAAAAGGATTTGCCTCATAGAAGAACCAAAAG TGCATGAACCTGTCAGAATTGCTTATGATAGGCCTCGTGGTTGCCCAGTTACAAAGAAGAAGAAG AAACCAAAAGATTTAGAATTTTCACACAAGAAACTGACAAACAGGAATGTGGGTTTCCAGATGCTTCAGAAGATGGGCTGGCAAGAAGGACATGGCCTTGGTACACGAGGAAAAGGAATCAGAGAGCCTGTAAAAGT GGGTGCTACCTCTGCAGGGGAGGGCTTGGGTGttgcaggggaagaaaataaagaagatgcATTTGATGTTTTCCGTCAAAGAATGATACAAATGTACAGGCAGAAAAGAGCAAGTAAATAG